A single region of the Mannheimia bovis genome encodes:
- a CDS encoding oligosaccharide flippase family protein, producing the protein MKNLSNKIKNLIEGNKTLLSNFSYLSILQISLLFMPLIAYPYLIRVLGKELYGLVIFTTVIAGYFTIFISFGFSMTGAKEVSIHRDNFQKLSEIVSAILIIKSVLLLVCFLVLYGYFILYPSPYQVLYYLAFGACLLDVIFPQWFFQGIEKMKFITMISLGARLVFLGLIFVFVEEQSDVLWFPLANLVATVISGTASFYLIKKEGVRFVTPSFLTIKHYIKESYHFFLSNVLIQIYVNSNKAIIGTFLGMGAVAYYDLAEKIVNLIRIPQGIISQVSFPRISSTKSTSFIKKIFRVSLVINIFLYILLFFTAEYIVLLLGGKEMLSAVPIVQILGLLAPVVAVSNTMGILTLVPFGFNKLFTKMIGFSVVSYLAMFVAVWGLDIISVYSLSVVNVLTEVIVTIISIYFVYKTGVLWKKNTII; encoded by the coding sequence ATGAAAAACTTATCTAATAAAATAAAAAATCTGATAGAGGGTAATAAAACGTTATTATCCAATTTTTCTTATTTATCTATTTTGCAAATTTCTTTATTATTTATGCCTTTGATTGCTTATCCATATTTAATTAGAGTGCTGGGTAAGGAACTTTATGGCTTAGTAATCTTTACTACGGTGATTGCTGGATATTTTACTATATTCATTTCTTTTGGATTTTCGATGACCGGGGCAAAAGAGGTAAGCATACATAGGGATAATTTCCAGAAACTTTCTGAAATAGTAAGTGCCATCTTAATTATAAAGTCAGTACTTTTATTAGTATGTTTTTTAGTTTTATATGGATACTTTATTCTTTACCCCAGCCCCTACCAAGTTTTATATTATTTAGCATTTGGAGCCTGTCTGTTAGATGTTATATTCCCCCAATGGTTTTTCCAAGGGATAGAAAAAATGAAATTTATTACAATGATTTCCTTGGGAGCAAGATTGGTTTTTTTAGGGCTTATCTTTGTCTTTGTTGAAGAACAAAGCGATGTTTTATGGTTTCCATTGGCAAATTTAGTTGCTACAGTAATTTCGGGGACGGCCTCTTTTTATCTGATTAAAAAGGAAGGGGTGAGATTTGTTACTCCTTCATTTTTAACTATAAAACACTATATTAAAGAGTCCTACCACTTTTTTCTGTCTAATGTATTGATACAGATTTATGTTAACTCGAACAAAGCAATTATCGGAACCTTTTTAGGAATGGGAGCTGTTGCGTATTACGATTTAGCGGAAAAAATAGTAAATTTAATTCGTATACCACAAGGGATTATTTCTCAGGTTTCTTTTCCAAGGATTAGCTCTACAAAAAGCACTTCTTTCATAAAGAAAATTTTTAGGGTTTCTCTTGTTATTAATATATTTTTATACATTCTTTTATTCTTCACAGCTGAGTATATTGTTCTGTTATTAGGTGGAAAAGAAATGCTTTCAGCAGTACCTATTGTGCAGATTTTAGGGCTTTTAGCTCCTGTAGTAGCGGTGAGCAATACAATGGGGATATTAACACTAGTTCCTTTTGGATTTAATAAACTTTTTACTAAAATGATAGGTTTTTCGGTAGTTAGTTATTTGGCAATGTTCGTTGCTGTTTGGGGGCTAGATATCATTTCTGTCTATTCTCTGAGTGTGGTTAATGTGCTGACAGAGGTTATAGTAACAATTATTTCAATTTATTTTGTTTATAAAACGGGTGTATTATGGAAAAAAAATACGATTATTTAA